Proteins encoded by one window of Lathyrus oleraceus cultivar Zhongwan6 chromosome 1, CAAS_Psat_ZW6_1.0, whole genome shotgun sequence:
- the LOC127086033 gene encoding uncharacterized protein LOC127086033, with product MNGYSKIGSTPTTTTQKSRSIDFSDIFSFSQTPKPIRNTTTVVPPTTLEAVNDNEVIKNEGERFGVILGRSSSVSSSSCSASGFQATVKRAFSVRRCSSVSESYCRIHDQNMVIASDEFVKEDGDDVTKKKKQRGGKILKVCKRLFGF from the coding sequence ATGAATGGTTATTCAAAGATTGGTAGCACTCCTACTACTACAACCCAGAAATCAAGATCTATAGATTTTTCAGATATTTTCTCATTTTCTCAAACACCAAAACCCATCAGGAACACTACTACTGTTGTCCCTCCAACCACTCTTGAAGCAGTTAATGATAACGAGGTCATCAAGAATGAGGGAGAGAGATTTGGAGTGATACTAGGTAGGAGCTCTTCGGTTTCTTCTTCATCTTGTTCTGCATCTGGGTTTCAGGCAACAGTGAAGAGAGCATTTTCTGTAAGAAGATGTTCGTCAGTTTCTGAGAGCTACTGTAGGATCCATGATCAGAACATGGTAATAGCATCAGATGAGTTTGTCAAAGAGGATGGTGATGATGTAACGAAGAAGAAAAAGCAGAGAGGAGGCAAGATTCTTAAAGTCTGTAAGCGATTGTTTGGATTCTAG